From a single Aggregatilinea lenta genomic region:
- a CDS encoding NAD(P)/FAD-dependent oxidoreductase, with the protein MPKKRVGVVGGGIIGTSVAYHLSQNEDVEVFLFEKNTLGSGTTAKSAGTHCLIDDSLPHEFWSVRLFGFRFYMDMEAQEPGSAGFEKTGTLLVAPYPQYEMYGLQAVDLARASGYTAEYWKDPEKIRQIIPDLTLDGILGAAYSPDDGFVDPTMISSTLGRWARKNGANVMIGTEVTGIVVENNKVTGVDTTSGHFDLDVLVDATGPWTPFFGKLVGLELPIIHTKAEVFILEPQKPLGYPFPVLKYPRFYARKDKDNIFICKAHLTMDLNNPEHAGLWNPDELPMTGGTDPYFWDFLTEELLQHYPRLLESSVANDWVGYRAEPKDYMPILGESPVEGYVLAIGAGGNGVIEGPTIGRDIAHYLMTGEKSWFIERLPLSRFEKELEQHHKVTW; encoded by the coding sequence ATGCCTAAGAAGCGCGTTGGTGTTGTTGGAGGCGGCATTATTGGTACTTCCGTCGCCTATCATTTGAGCCAGAACGAAGACGTAGAAGTCTTTCTGTTTGAAAAGAACACGCTCGGTTCAGGCACGACAGCCAAGTCCGCCGGGACACACTGTCTGATTGACGATTCCCTGCCTCACGAGTTCTGGTCGGTTCGTCTCTTTGGTTTCCGGTTTTATATGGATATGGAAGCACAAGAGCCGGGTTCAGCCGGGTTTGAAAAAACCGGCACCCTGCTGGTTGCGCCTTATCCGCAGTATGAAATGTATGGCCTGCAGGCTGTTGACCTCGCCAGGGCGTCCGGCTATACTGCTGAATACTGGAAAGATCCGGAAAAAATCCGCCAGATCATTCCCGACCTGACACTGGATGGCATTTTGGGCGCGGCCTACTCGCCGGATGACGGCTTTGTCGATCCCACCATGATTTCCAGCACATTGGGCCGCTGGGCCAGGAAAAACGGTGCCAATGTTATGATTGGTACCGAAGTGACCGGCATCGTCGTTGAAAACAACAAAGTCACCGGCGTGGACACCACCAGCGGCCATTTCGACCTGGACGTGCTGGTGGACGCGACCGGCCCGTGGACGCCCTTCTTCGGCAAGCTGGTTGGGTTGGAGCTGCCGATCATCCACACCAAAGCCGAAGTGTTCATTCTGGAACCGCAGAAACCCCTCGGCTATCCGTTCCCGGTTCTCAAATACCCCCGTTTTTATGCTCGCAAGGACAAGGACAACATCTTCATCTGCAAGGCCCACCTCACAATGGACCTGAACAACCCGGAACATGCGGGCCTCTGGAACCCGGACGAGCTGCCCATGACCGGCGGCACCGATCCGTACTTCTGGGACTTCCTGACCGAAGAGTTGCTGCAGCACTATCCTCGTCTGCTGGAATCGTCAGTCGCCAACGACTGGGTCGGCTACCGTGCCGAACCGAAGGACTACATGCCGATTTTGGGTGAGTCCCCGGTGGAAGGCTACGTGCTGGCGATCGGTGCGGGCGGCAACGGCGTCATCGAAGGGCCGACCATTGGCCGCGACATCGCGCATTACCTCATGACCGGTGAGAAGTCCTGGTTCATCGAGCGGCTGCCGCTGTCCCGCTTTGAAAAAGAGCTGGAACAGCACCACAAAGTCACCTGGTAA
- a CDS encoding amidohydrolase family protein — MIDLVVRNVRIEGEPALVDLAVKDGAIVERGVSLNVVAAQEIAGDGRLLIPGFVESHLHLDIALMNDWQTPGRPEPYLSHYGLNQSVERRRRDFTPEDIERRASAALELASRHGVTALRAQCHVDREVGLKHVEALQRVKEKYAGRVTVQIVTFPQQGLINHPDNAPLFREAFRIGADVMGGASNLDVMGDGRIDWRAHIDAAFDLAMELDVDLDIHADLSIPQSVTFDELETVYIAQQTIERGYQGRVTVGHACTLGVATPKVAAEAIALIREANLNIISQPDLYRLGRDDTHNVRRGLTRVKELLAAGVNVTYASNNVRDALRPMGNFDLLEEGLILAYGAHMDTVEEFNTILRMSTVNAARALRLPHYGLQPGCTADFVILDAPTPSAAIVGQAEKAYVVKNGRIMATNQTISHLYQGTLAGKFVENG; from the coding sequence ATGATTGATCTGGTGGTGCGGAACGTTCGCATTGAAGGCGAACCGGCGTTGGTCGATCTGGCCGTCAAGGACGGCGCGATCGTCGAGCGCGGCGTGAGTCTGAACGTCGTGGCGGCCCAGGAGATCGCGGGCGATGGCCGCCTGCTGATTCCTGGCTTTGTCGAAAGTCACCTGCATCTCGACATCGCCTTGATGAACGATTGGCAGACGCCTGGGCGACCGGAACCCTATCTGTCCCACTACGGACTGAACCAGTCTGTAGAACGCCGCCGCCGCGACTTTACACCCGAAGACATCGAGCGACGGGCCAGCGCCGCGCTGGAGCTGGCTTCCCGGCATGGCGTCACGGCGCTGCGGGCCCAGTGCCACGTAGACCGGGAGGTAGGGCTGAAACACGTCGAAGCCTTACAGCGGGTCAAGGAGAAATATGCGGGACGGGTTACGGTGCAGATCGTTACCTTTCCGCAGCAAGGCTTGATCAATCACCCGGACAATGCCCCTTTATTCCGCGAGGCATTTCGCATTGGCGCGGACGTGATGGGAGGGGCGAGCAACCTGGACGTGATGGGAGACGGTCGCATCGACTGGCGCGCCCACATCGATGCCGCCTTCGATCTGGCCATGGAACTGGATGTGGACCTGGACATTCACGCTGATCTGAGCATTCCTCAAAGCGTGACGTTCGATGAACTGGAAACGGTCTACATTGCGCAACAGACCATCGAACGCGGCTATCAGGGCAGGGTGACGGTCGGCCATGCCTGTACGCTGGGCGTCGCCACGCCGAAGGTCGCTGCCGAAGCCATCGCCTTAATCCGCGAAGCCAATCTCAATATCATCAGCCAGCCTGATTTATACCGGCTGGGGCGGGACGATACGCATAACGTGCGCCGCGGCCTGACGCGCGTCAAAGAGCTTTTGGCCGCTGGCGTAAATGTCACCTATGCCTCCAACAACGTGCGCGACGCACTGCGTCCGATGGGCAACTTCGATTTACTGGAGGAGGGCCTGATCCTGGCTTACGGCGCGCACATGGATACGGTGGAGGAGTTCAACACTATCCTGCGCATGAGCACCGTCAATGCGGCGCGGGCGCTGCGCTTACCTCATTATGGTTTGCAGCCGGGCTGCACGGCGGATTTTGTCATCCTCGATGCACCTACGCCATCGGCAGCCATAGTCGGGCAGGCGGAGAAGGCATACGTGGTGAAAAATGGCCGCATTATGGCCACCAACCAAACCATCAGCCATCTTTACCAGGGTACTTTAGCTGGCAAGTTTGTTGAAAATGGGTGA
- the glyA gene encoding serine hydroxymethyltransferase translates to MSDLVYQLIEQEEKRQLEKIGLIPSENHMSPQVTGVLASCLSSKYSEGYPGKRYYEGNQIIDQLENLAIDRAKTLFGVPFANVQAYSGSPANSAIQFALLEPGDALMGMSLGGGGHLTHGHPKVTFSGTHYRSIQYELGENARIDFDRVLALAEQHQPKMIIAGTTSYPFTLDFSRFREVADAVGAWLVADTSHITGLIIGGEHPSPVPYADVIMTTTHKTLRGPRGAIILVTERGLERDPKLGGRIDKAIIPGLQGGPHNATTAGIAVALEEAAQPGFRQYAHQMRRNADTLAATLCAEGLKLVGGGTENHLMVVDLMPYGVGSGTQVAYAMDVAGMYANRNTIPDEPGSPFYPSGLRLGTPMVTTRGMKETEMAQIGRWIAQVVEHVKDEILPEDPKQRTAFVKAFKAQADQDPFLLSMRDDVKALATQFPLFQA, encoded by the coding sequence GTGTCCGATCTCGTTTACCAGCTCATCGAACAAGAAGAAAAGCGGCAGCTCGAAAAGATAGGCCTGATTCCTTCAGAGAATCACATGTCGCCGCAGGTTACGGGAGTGCTGGCTTCCTGCCTGTCGAGTAAATATTCCGAAGGCTATCCCGGCAAACGATATTACGAAGGCAACCAGATTATTGACCAGCTAGAAAATCTGGCGATCGACCGCGCTAAAACACTTTTCGGCGTGCCATTTGCCAACGTGCAGGCCTACTCCGGTTCCCCGGCGAACTCGGCCATCCAGTTTGCCTTGCTGGAGCCGGGAGATGCGCTGATGGGCATGTCTTTGGGTGGGGGCGGGCATCTCACGCACGGCCATCCGAAGGTGACCTTTTCCGGGACGCATTATCGCTCGATCCAGTACGAGTTGGGCGAAAATGCCCGGATCGATTTCGATCGCGTGCTCGCCCTGGCTGAACAACACCAGCCCAAGATGATCATCGCCGGGACGACCTCCTATCCCTTCACGCTGGATTTTTCGCGCTTCCGTGAAGTCGCCGATGCGGTCGGCGCATGGCTGGTGGCCGACACCTCACACATCACCGGCCTCATTATCGGCGGCGAACATCCTTCCCCAGTCCCGTATGCAGACGTGATCATGACGACCACGCACAAAACGCTGCGCGGTCCACGCGGCGCCATCATTCTGGTAACGGAGCGCGGCCTTGAGCGCGATCCGAAACTGGGCGGCAGGATTGACAAAGCCATCATTCCCGGGCTGCAAGGTGGCCCGCACAACGCAACGACCGCCGGGATTGCCGTCGCTTTGGAAGAAGCCGCACAACCCGGATTCCGCCAGTATGCTCACCAAATGCGCCGCAATGCGGATACCCTGGCGGCGACGCTGTGTGCGGAAGGACTGAAGCTGGTCGGCGGCGGCACCGAAAATCACCTGATGGTGGTCGATCTGATGCCGTACGGCGTCGGTTCGGGCACGCAGGTGGCGTATGCGATGGATGTCGCCGGAATGTATGCCAACCGTAATACGATCCCAGACGAGCCCGGCTCACCCTTCTATCCATCAGGGCTGCGTTTGGGCACGCCCATGGTGACCACGCGGGGCATGAAAGAAACGGAAATGGCGCAGATCGGGCGGTGGATCGCCCAGGTGGTGGAGCACGTCAAGGATGAAATACTCCCGGAAGATCCGAAGCAGCGGACCGCCTTTGTGAAAGCCTTTAAGGCTCAGGCGGACCAGGATCCGTTCTTGTTGTCCATGCGAGACGACGTGAAAGCGCTGGCGACACAGTTCCCACTGTTCCAGGCATAA
- a CDS encoding sugar ABC transporter ATP-binding protein: MAEPTSSTDPANTILALNDIHKTFSGIHALAGVSFDLRAGEVHALVGENGAGKSTLIKMITGAYSPDKGTISVGNAEYDVLSPEQARQLGIAVVYQEFNLLQDMSVAENIFLTTPPMRPWGLINTRERAKQAYALLERLGAHNHIDPNALVKDLTVGEQQLVEIAKALAINARILIMDEPSAVLPSRDLNRLFEVIRALRSEGHGIIYISHRLNEIFELADRVTVLKDGQTMATKQVSETNEDELVRLMVGRELTDMYPSVDMAAEPGKVLLEIRDLCIENTVFDINFQVRGGEIVGLAGLGGSGRTTIARALVGLAKITCGEIIYFGQAARMTPARAARAGVVLIPEDRKAYGLILDQSNRFNITLPNLSRLEKWRIILKRNERNPVLSAIQDLGVRPPQPELASGNLSGGNQQKVVLAKWLMAQPKVIVFDEPTRGIDVGAKAEIYMRMREIARQGVGIIMVSSDLPELLGMSDRILVLHEGRMAGEISRAEASEEAIMHLATATHQ, from the coding sequence ATGGCTGAACCCACAAGCTCAACTGACCCTGCGAATACCATCCTGGCTCTGAACGACATTCACAAAACCTTTAGTGGTATTCATGCTCTGGCTGGTGTTTCGTTTGACCTGCGTGCGGGCGAAGTGCATGCCCTTGTGGGTGAAAACGGAGCCGGTAAATCGACCCTGATTAAGATGATCACGGGCGCATATTCGCCCGATAAAGGCACGATCAGTGTCGGGAACGCCGAATATGATGTGCTGTCTCCAGAACAGGCTCGCCAGCTTGGTATAGCAGTCGTCTACCAGGAATTCAATCTTTTACAGGATATGTCGGTCGCCGAGAACATCTTCTTGACGACTCCGCCCATGAGACCCTGGGGATTGATCAACACCAGGGAACGGGCCAAACAAGCATACGCATTGCTGGAGCGTTTAGGCGCGCACAACCACATTGATCCTAACGCGCTGGTCAAGGATCTCACCGTTGGCGAACAACAGCTCGTCGAGATTGCGAAAGCGCTTGCCATCAATGCCCGCATCCTGATTATGGATGAGCCGTCAGCCGTGCTGCCCAGCCGCGACCTGAACCGTCTTTTTGAAGTTATCCGCGCTTTGCGCAGCGAGGGTCACGGCATCATCTACATTTCACATCGCCTCAATGAAATCTTTGAGCTGGCCGACCGGGTAACGGTTTTGAAGGACGGCCAGACGATGGCGACAAAACAGGTTTCGGAGACCAATGAGGATGAGCTGGTCCGGTTGATGGTCGGTCGTGAACTGACGGATATGTATCCATCAGTGGATATGGCGGCAGAACCGGGAAAGGTTTTGCTCGAAATCCGTGATTTGTGCATTGAGAATACGGTTTTTGATATTAACTTTCAGGTGCGGGGTGGAGAAATTGTCGGGCTGGCCGGGCTGGGAGGAAGCGGGCGCACCACCATTGCCCGCGCCCTGGTGGGGCTGGCCAAGATTACATGCGGCGAAATCATCTATTTTGGACAGGCTGCCCGGATGACACCGGCGAGGGCCGCTCGCGCTGGTGTCGTTTTAATTCCGGAAGACCGCAAGGCATATGGCCTGATTTTGGATCAAAGCAACCGATTCAACATTACCCTGCCGAACCTATCCCGGTTAGAAAAATGGCGGATAATCCTCAAACGCAATGAACGGAATCCGGTACTTTCGGCTATCCAGGACCTGGGCGTTCGACCGCCCCAACCGGAGCTGGCGTCCGGCAATTTGAGCGGCGGCAATCAACAAAAGGTCGTTCTGGCCAAATGGTTGATGGCCCAGCCCAAGGTGATTGTCTTTGATGAGCCGACGCGCGGTATTGATGTGGGCGCAAAAGCGGAGATTTACATGCGCATGCGGGAAATTGCCCGGCAAGGCGTTGGCATTATCATGGTGTCCTCGGATTTGCCGGAACTGCTGGGGATGAGTGACCGTATTTTGGTGCTGCATGAGGGACGGATGGCCGGTGAGATTTCGCGTGCGGAGGCTTCGGAAGAAGCGATTATGCATCTGGCGACGGCGACACATCAATAG
- a CDS encoding aspartate/glutamate racemase family protein: MRILLINPNTSEEFTKRVQAIADRYAFPGTTAVAMNPTAGPRSIEGIYDELLSSPGTLELAINHMNDFDAFVIACYSDHPTIYALREITEKPVLGIAEASMYVACMLGYSFSVVTTNEEWEPLLRDAVRHYGLADRCASVRSTRMPVLALEESSPAETTNLILKTARQAIDEDDAEVICLGCAGMAGMDKELQAALGVPVLDGVVCALKLLEGLIGCGVTTSKKRAYAQPGHKPIIGLPEVFGTVYR, from the coding sequence ATGCGTATACTGCTGATCAATCCCAACACATCGGAAGAATTCACCAAGCGAGTGCAGGCCATCGCTGATCGCTATGCCTTTCCAGGAACAACGGCTGTTGCGATGAATCCCACGGCTGGCCCCCGGTCTATTGAAGGTATTTACGACGAATTGCTCAGCTCCCCCGGAACACTCGAACTGGCTATCAACCACATGAATGATTTCGATGCCTTTGTGATTGCCTGTTACAGCGACCACCCGACTATTTATGCCCTGCGCGAAATTACCGAGAAACCCGTTTTAGGCATTGCCGAAGCATCCATGTACGTCGCCTGTATGTTGGGCTACAGCTTCAGCGTGGTCACCACCAATGAAGAATGGGAACCGCTGCTCCGAGACGCGGTACGCCACTACGGATTGGCTGACCGCTGCGCTTCGGTCCGTTCCACCCGTATGCCCGTCCTGGCACTCGAAGAAAGCAGCCCGGCAGAAACGACCAACCTGATCTTGAAGACTGCCCGGCAGGCTATCGACGAAGATGACGCCGAAGTAATTTGCCTGGGCTGTGCCGGAATGGCCGGCATGGACAAGGAATTACAGGCTGCTTTAGGTGTTCCCGTTTTGGACGGCGTCGTTTGTGCTTTGAAATTGCTGGAAGGTTTGATCGGCTGCGGCGTTACCACCAGTAAAAAGCGCGCCTATGCTCAACCTGGACATAAGCCAATTATTGGTTTGCCCGAAGTTTTCGGCACTGTTTATCGTTAG
- a CDS encoding electron transfer flavoprotein subunit alpha/FixB family protein, with protein MPGILVYSEKHQVVRELLGKARQVADEKGMAVAAVYLGESVPEDLADLGAWGADTVYTVASPLLVGLNPETYTDALAGVIAEVKPELVLVGATKPGLEISARTAARLGAGVASFCVDFDFSAEGVVTAQCMIYSGVGINTYQIKTQPALATVAPAVFEAVKRDGSAVVTALDVSIRQPAMTILEYKEKAAAGVRWEDAPVIVDVGMGMSDKSHLGLAEELASLFEGQVACSRPVSSERDWFPEWLGLSGKKIHADLCITLGISGSIQHVVGIRDSKTIVAINSDENAGIFSQADYGVIADLHEFVPILVAALKARSAKLAR; from the coding sequence ATGCCGGGCATTTTGGTTTATTCAGAAAAGCATCAAGTCGTTCGTGAACTGCTGGGGAAAGCGCGTCAGGTCGCGGACGAAAAGGGCATGGCCGTTGCTGCGGTTTATTTAGGGGAATCCGTTCCTGAAGATCTGGCCGACCTGGGCGCCTGGGGCGCGGACACCGTCTACACCGTCGCCAGCCCGCTGCTGGTTGGCCTGAATCCCGAAACCTATACCGATGCGCTGGCGGGCGTCATTGCGGAAGTGAAGCCGGAGCTGGTTCTGGTCGGCGCGACCAAGCCCGGGCTGGAGATTTCGGCTCGGACTGCCGCCCGGCTGGGGGCCGGTGTCGCTTCTTTCTGCGTTGACTTCGACTTTAGCGCCGAAGGTGTGGTGACGGCGCAGTGCATGATTTACAGCGGCGTCGGGATCAACACGTACCAGATTAAGACCCAACCGGCGCTGGCAACAGTTGCTCCGGCGGTGTTTGAAGCGGTCAAACGGGACGGTTCGGCAGTGGTAACCGCGCTGGATGTTTCCATCCGGCAGCCCGCCATGACCATTTTGGAATACAAAGAAAAGGCCGCTGCTGGCGTGCGTTGGGAAGATGCCCCGGTGATTGTTGACGTCGGCATGGGGATGAGCGACAAGAGTCACCTGGGACTGGCTGAAGAACTGGCCTCGCTGTTCGAGGGTCAGGTGGCGTGCAGCCGCCCCGTTTCCTCCGAGCGCGACTGGTTCCCCGAATGGCTGGGGCTGTCCGGTAAAAAGATCCACGCGGATTTGTGCATCACGCTGGGCATCTCCGGTTCTATCCAGCACGTCGTCGGTATCCGCGATTCCAAGACCATTGTCGCCATCAACAGTGACGAAAATGCTGGCATCTTCTCGCAGGCCGATTATGGCGTTATCGCTGACTTGCACGAGTTCGTCCCGATCCTGGTCGCCGCGCTGAAAGCCCGTTCGGCTAAGTTGGCCCGATAG
- a CDS encoding ABC transporter substrate-binding protein yields MLQKRSLIALLLIASMVLPFTGSVAAQDPQVIKVGALYPLTGADAGWAGDPYILSHQMAIDEINAAGGIACLGGAQLELVKGDTEGKAAAGNSEMERLITQEGVVAVMGSALSGTTLPASEIAEQHEVPYIVPNALDGTVTDRGLKYVFQTVSTLQGWGADDVAWAKSMGAQTAVITVPNFTFGAEVEEAWKHGIETEGIELLASFTYEGNAQDFTDTILRVKSADPDVWFVLGNNQAPQLAKQAKEQGYYPKMGMISLGSGFGSTFFLDEAGADVADGLIITQDFAPVSALNVSEDLKARFKEYTGQDLGGTYNTTYASTWLLADALEAACSTDPKVLAETLRTTTFTDGEGKWGFQWPEVSFDEKGRLEQAATVIAQWQNGQMVAVWPEDLAAAEVVWPVPGWDDRDGPIEGAPITQATESAQSAPTSDLMAYLNSDEVNAAALSSDYSQAILADMATEVDTSQYKKDGPYVIAVSQQDASNGWGNTYNVTISAYGDQLVEEGILAQPVLTAVTNDANQQISDIENFIVQQPDAIVVEPLGRAASTTVIRRAIQEGIPVILCANGIEGDDFTTRIDVDFYEVAYKSGVGLAELMGGEGKVVVFNGIAGVDSTETWQAAALDALSQYPGIEIIATEYAQWNIATAKQKMEAIMAAHPEIDGVWAGGGEMALGAALAFEDASVEPPKFAMVNVPNGFLRLAEEYNYEFVGSPDPPSMSRYCLQAAVDILQGKPVTKFISLRTLMDGAEPYDNSDFLQWYVPELNDDFIPPAAVDVQSYIDGGFERK; encoded by the coding sequence ATGTTGCAAAAACGAAGCCTCATTGCATTATTACTGATCGCCAGCATGGTTCTGCCCTTCACCGGCAGCGTTGCCGCACAAGATCCTCAGGTCATCAAAGTTGGCGCTCTGTATCCGTTGACCGGCGCCGATGCCGGTTGGGCTGGCGATCCTTATATCCTGTCACACCAGATGGCCATTGATGAAATCAACGCGGCTGGCGGTATCGCCTGCCTGGGTGGCGCCCAGCTCGAACTGGTAAAGGGCGACACCGAAGGCAAGGCCGCAGCCGGTAACTCCGAAATGGAACGCCTCATCACGCAGGAAGGCGTTGTGGCGGTCATGGGCTCCGCTCTTAGCGGCACGACTCTGCCCGCTTCGGAAATCGCCGAGCAGCACGAAGTGCCCTATATCGTCCCCAACGCCCTCGACGGTACGGTGACCGATCGCGGTCTGAAGTACGTGTTCCAGACGGTATCCACCCTGCAGGGTTGGGGTGCTGACGACGTCGCCTGGGCGAAGTCGATGGGCGCGCAAACGGCTGTGATCACGGTCCCCAACTTCACCTTTGGCGCTGAAGTTGAAGAGGCCTGGAAGCACGGCATCGAAACCGAAGGCATCGAGCTGCTGGCGAGCTTCACCTACGAAGGCAACGCTCAGGACTTCACCGACACCATCCTGCGCGTCAAGTCCGCGGACCCGGATGTGTGGTTCGTGCTCGGGAACAATCAGGCTCCCCAGCTCGCCAAGCAGGCCAAGGAACAGGGCTACTATCCCAAGATGGGGATGATCTCCCTCGGTTCCGGTTTCGGCAGCACCTTCTTCCTCGACGAAGCAGGCGCGGATGTGGCGGACGGCCTCATCATCACCCAGGACTTTGCCCCTGTGAGCGCCCTGAACGTCAGCGAAGACCTGAAGGCGCGCTTCAAGGAATACACCGGGCAGGATCTGGGCGGCACGTACAACACGACCTATGCTTCTACGTGGCTCCTGGCCGATGCTCTGGAAGCCGCTTGCTCCACCGACCCCAAGGTGCTGGCCGAAACGCTGCGCACCACGACGTTCACCGACGGTGAGGGCAAATGGGGCTTCCAGTGGCCCGAAGTTTCCTTCGACGAAAAAGGCCGGTTGGAACAGGCTGCCACGGTGATCGCGCAGTGGCAGAACGGCCAGATGGTTGCTGTGTGGCCGGAAGACCTGGCTGCGGCTGAAGTGGTGTGGCCGGTCCCCGGTTGGGATGACCGCGATGGCCCCATCGAAGGCGCACCGATCACGCAGGCTACCGAATCAGCACAGTCTGCGCCGACGTCGGATCTCATGGCCTACCTCAACAGTGATGAGGTTAATGCAGCCGCGCTCAGCTCTGACTACTCGCAGGCTATCCTGGCCGACATGGCCACCGAAGTGGATACGTCCCAGTACAAGAAAGACGGCCCGTACGTCATCGCCGTGTCGCAGCAGGACGCCAGCAACGGCTGGGGCAACACCTACAACGTCACCATCTCCGCGTACGGCGATCAACTGGTAGAAGAAGGCATCCTGGCGCAGCCGGTGCTCACCGCCGTCACCAACGATGCCAACCAGCAGATCAGCGACATCGAAAACTTCATCGTGCAGCAGCCGGACGCGATTGTCGTCGAGCCGCTGGGTCGCGCCGCCTCTACCACCGTCATCCGTCGCGCTATCCAGGAAGGAATCCCGGTCATCCTGTGCGCCAACGGGATCGAAGGTGACGATTTCACCACCCGTATCGACGTTGACTTCTACGAAGTTGCCTACAAGTCCGGCGTTGGTCTGGCCGAACTGATGGGCGGCGAAGGAAAAGTCGTGGTCTTCAACGGTATCGCCGGTGTGGACTCCACCGAAACCTGGCAGGCGGCAGCGTTGGACGCCCTCAGCCAGTACCCCGGCATTGAGATCATCGCCACGGAATACGCACAGTGGAACATCGCTACGGCGAAGCAGAAGATGGAAGCCATCATGGCCGCCCACCCGGAAATTGATGGGGTGTGGGCCGGCGGTGGTGAAATGGCTCTGGGTGCGGCCCTGGCTTTCGAAGATGCCAGTGTTGAACCGCCCAAGTTTGCCATGGTCAACGTGCCCAATGGGTTCCTCCGTTTGGCCGAAGAATATAACTACGAATTCGTTGGCTCGCCGGATCCGCCCTCAATGTCACGGTATTGCCTGCAAGCGGCAGTTGACATTCTGCAGGGCAAGCCAGTCACCAAGTTCATCAGCCTCCGTACGTTGATGGATGGCGCTGAACCCTACGACAACAGCGATTTCCTGCAGTGGTATGTACCTGAACTGAACGACGACTTCATTCCACCCGCAGCAGTTGATGTCCAAAGCTACATTGATGGTGGTTTTGAACGCAAGTAG